The genomic segment TTCCCATTGTTTTGACGATTTTCCATCCTCCACTCATGGTACCTGCAGCGATCGCCGCATAACAGGTCAATGGTATCCATTCAGGCATATGTTCGGTATTGGAGACATATCCGCCCGCCACCATGGCAACAAGAATGATACCCATGACCTTCTGTGCATCGTTTCCGCCGTGGGCGAAGCTTAATCCAGCGGAAGAAATCAGCTGTAAGACTTTAAACCACCGCTCCGCGACACTGGGTTTGGAATTTTTTGCCAGGTTGATGACAATAAGGGTGATAATAATCGAAATGGTCATACCAATGATTGGCGCCAAAACAATAAATGCAATGATTTTCAATGTCGCATCGATATTGATGGCGTGTATAGGATCTGCCCCAAGGATAAAGGCATAAGCCATTCCCGATCCTGCAAATCCTCCGATTAATGTATGTGAAGAACTGGAGGGAACACCGTAGTACCAGGTAAATAGGTTCCAGCCAATGGCAGCAAGAAGTCCTGCGAAAATAACCTCCAGGGTAATATATTCTTCTATAACCGTTTTGGCGATGGTGTTGGCGACCTTGTGGTCGGTGAAGTAAAAGTAAGCTGCAAAGTTGAATATGGCAGCCCATAATACCGCCATTGCTGGCGTTAAGACTTTTGTTGATACAATTGTCGCAATTGAATTGGCTGCATCGTGGAATCCATTGATGTAGTCAAATGCAATGGCAAGGACAATCACAACAACGAGTAATGTTGACATCATAATCTCGTAGAATTTTTATGCACTTAAATCGAATGATTATGCGTTTTTAACTAGGATGCTTTCCAAAACGTTAGCAACATCCTCACATTTATCTGTTGCATCTTCCATGGCCGACAGCACTTCTTTGTGCTTGATCAATGAGATGGCATCCTTTTCAAATTCAAAAAGGTCAGCTACGGCTTTATCAAAAATATAGTCTGCTTTGTTTTCTACACTGTTGATGCGCACACAGGAATCCGTGATATTACGGATGTTCTTTAAGTCTCTAAGTTCGTGGATTGCCTTTGATACATGTTCGGTAGCCTCTACAAGCAGAGTGGCTATTTCAATCATGGGCTCGGTTGCTTTTTCCACTTTGTATAGATCCATCCGGTTGGCTGCTCCATGGATAAAATCGGCAACATCGTCCAACGAGCTCGCCAGTGAGTGTATGTCCTCACGATCGAAAGGTGTAATAAAATTTTTCCCGAGCTCCAGGTGAATCTGGTGAGTGATGTTGTCACCGCGATGCTCCAGATCCTCCATTTTGCGGGTCAATTCTTTTTTCTTCTCCGGATTGCTTGAGTTTACAATATCTATTAACAACTGGGACATTTCGATCAGGTTGTTACCGGCTTGTTCAAACAAAGGGAAGAATTTTTTGTCCTTTGGAACGAAGTATTGAAAAATGCTATTTAAAGACATATCTTAAATTTATTTTTGCAAAAATACTACCTTAATGTTAAGTTAATGTTAACATTGATTTTGTTTAAACACATGAGTGTCATCAATTGTTTAGTCGCCGGCCTGAACTTTTTGCAAAGTGAATCCAAACGTTGTGCCGATACCTTCTGTGCTGCGCACGTTGACATTCTGCTGATGTGCCTCGACGATATGTTTTACAATGGCCAATCCGAGTCCTGAGCCGCCGATATCCCTGGATCGGCTTTTGTCTGTCCGGAAGAAACGCTCAAACACACGGCTGAGATTCTTTTCTTCGATGCCATAACCGTCATCGGTGATTTCGATCAACACCTGTTCAAACAGCGGAAAGATCTTGATCTTTGTGGTCCCCCCTTCTTTCCCATATTTAATGGAATTATCAATTAGGTTATAGAGGACCTGATGGATCTTATTCCGGTCTGCCTTCACCCAATGTGGGGTGCCCGATTTGGGCTTAAACTCGATTTTGATCTGATGTTGTTTGGCCTTATCTTCTAACGAGTAGGACGTGTCTTTGATGAGCTCCACAATGTCGAATTTCTCAATGTTCAGTACCATTTTGCCGGATTCCAGTTTGGAAATTTCATCGAGATCCTGGATCAGGTAATTTAATCTATCGAGGTTTCGTGCGGCTTTATCCAAAAAATTTTTTGCCATTTCCAGGTCCTCTTCCATCAGTCCATCCTGCAAGGTCTCTATATAACCTTGTGTGGCAAAAAGCGGTGTTTTAAATTCATGAGATATATTGGAGAGAAATTCCCGGCGGAATTTTTCCTGGGACTTCAATTGCTCAATTTCATTTTTTTTATCTTTTGCCCATGCTTTTACTTCATTTTCTGCATCCGTAATCGGATCTTCACTGACGTGTTCGCCAATCGCGTCTTTCAGGTCTTTGCCCAGTTTAAGATTATGGATCAGCTTATACATGGTATTGAGCCTGCGATAGATATATTTCTCAAAAAGGTAATTGAATAAGAGAAAGGAGATGACCAGCGCCACAAAGAAAATAATCAATGCCGTTTGTAGATCATGCTTGTAGTAAAAGCTGATGGTCGATATTGCAATGCCCACTCCTGCGGAATTGGCCAATAATAATTGTCTAAAATTCATTTGTTGAATAAAAAAGGCCCCTAATTGGAGCCTAAGTTACTTATAATGATATTAATAAATTGTTAAAATTTTCCGATAATAGTTTTACCTCCGACCACTTTATCGCCGATATTGACATCGATTTTGGTTCCCAATGGCAAGAACAGGTCTACGCGCGAGCCGAATTTAATGAAACCGAACTCACTGCCCTGAATCACTTCATCTTTTTCTTTTACGTACCACACAATCCGGCGGGCCAAGGCTCCTGCGATCTGGCGAAAAAGTACTTCTCTGCCCGCTTTGTCTTTGACAACAACAGTTGTTCGCTCATTGTCTGTCGAAGACTTGGGATGCCAGGCAACCAAGAATTTACCCGGATGGTACTTGAAAAAGGTAACCAGTCCACTAATTGGATTTCTGTTGACATGAACATTCACGGGGGACATAAAAATGGATACCTGAATCCGTTTATCGTGAAAATACTCGGTCTCCTCGGTTTCTTCTATGACGACCACCTTCCCATCTGCGGGGCACAAGATGATGTCATCCTGTGGAACCACGACTTTTTTGGGACTTCTGAAAAATTGGACCACAGTAATGAATAGAAATGCGGACAGCGCATAAATAAACCATTTTACATAGTCCGAGGCGTCGTAATAATCTGCAACAGCATTGATAATGAAAATAAAAAGTACAGCTATTGCTAATGTGGTATATCCTTCTTTATGGAATTTCATATCTATTTATTTCTGCAAAGATAATTATTTACTCGAATTGTCTATTTGTCTTTCCATTTTAATTGAGTGGGCATAGACCTTTCCGTCGTTACCTACACTCAGGCTCCCTGTTACTCTAATGGTATCTTCCTGGGGCTGATCTTGTTGGTACGTCGGGAAATAAAAGTCAATACTTTTAGCAATGCGGTTTAGTATATTGAGATAATCTTCATTACTCGAATCTGTGGTTAGCTTTAGGCTTCTGATGTTTGCCAGACCTGTTTTTTTGACTTCCACTTCATAGGAGAAATTTAACTGCCGTGTGAGTTCCATGCCGCTCTTGTTGAACCCATCCGTGAAACGTTTGGCAACAAAAGCATAGAAGTTGGAATAATCATCAAAACTGCAGGACTTGCTCTGCAGCAGTTCGGCACGGATAAAATAATCATAAGGTAGTAGGCTCAATGACTGAAAGTCCTCCGTGCGAAGCTCATCATTGTCGTCATAGGTGGTCACAATCTCGCCATTGACAAAACGTTGTGTCATCGCGTAGACCGGCTGCTGTCCAACATTGTAAAAATACGTATTCCAGTTGCCTTGTGGCTTGCCGTTTTTTACTTTGCCCTTGCGCAGATAAAAATCAAACCCGAATTCGGTGAAGCCTTCAAAAGGTATGGCAAATTCGTAGTTGCCTTCACCGTTGATGACCTCCTGTTTTCCACGGTTGTCCCAATAGTCTTTGATGAAATAACCGTAGTCGCCATAGCTAATGGTCAGCAGCGGTTTGCCATCCGGATAGTAATATTTCCAGTCTCCTGTGGGGAAGTTGGCTTTAAAATTGACCTCCCATTTTAAGACGCCATTGGGGTGAAAAGCCTGAAAAAGGCCTTCCTTTTTGCCGTCTGTATAATTTCCCACCAGCATCCGGCTGCCATCCGGCGCAAAATCCCGGAATTCGCCTTCGAAAACCTGTTTGGTAAAATCAAATTTGCTGACGCGTTCAATCGTTTTAAATTCACAATCTTTGGCCGCAAGATAATAGTATTTATCAAAATAAAAACGGATTAAGCCCTGATCTAGCTTTTCGTAAAAGACAGGTTTGTCCTGCTGGGCCT from the Sphingobacterium thalpophilum genome contains:
- a CDS encoding phosphatidylserine decarboxylase family protein; this encodes MKFHKEGYTTLAIAVLFIFIINAVADYYDASDYVKWFIYALSAFLFITVVQFFRSPKKVVVPQDDIILCPADGKVVVIEETEETEYFHDKRIQVSIFMSPVNVHVNRNPISGLVTFFKYHPGKFLVAWHPKSSTDNERTTVVVKDKAGREVLFRQIAGALARRIVWYVKEKDEVIQGSEFGFIKFGSRVDLFLPLGTKIDVNIGDKVVGGKTIIGKF
- a CDS encoding toxin-antitoxin system YwqK family antitoxin; its protein translation is MIKKIIFILLVMCPFCLTEVQAQQDKPVFYEKLDQGLIRFYFDKYYYLAAKDCEFKTIERVSKFDFTKQVFEGEFRDFAPDGSRMLVGNYTDGKKEGLFQAFHPNGVLKWEVNFKANFPTGDWKYYYPDGKPLLTISYGDYGYFIKDYWDNRGKQEVINGEGNYEFAIPFEGFTEFGFDFYLRKGKVKNGKPQGNWNTYFYNVGQQPVYAMTQRFVNGEIVTTYDDNDELRTEDFQSLSLLPYDYFIRAELLQSKSCSFDDYSNFYAFVAKRFTDGFNKSGMELTRQLNFSYEVEVKKTGLANIRSLKLTTDSSNEDYLNILNRIAKSIDFYFPTYQQDQPQEDTIRVTGSLSVGNDGKVYAHSIKMERQIDNSSK
- a CDS encoding sensor histidine kinase encodes the protein MNFRQLLLANSAGVGIAISTISFYYKHDLQTALIIFFVALVISFLLFNYLFEKYIYRRLNTMYKLIHNLKLGKDLKDAIGEHVSEDPITDAENEVKAWAKDKKNEIEQLKSQEKFRREFLSNISHEFKTPLFATQGYIETLQDGLMEEDLEMAKNFLDKAARNLDRLNYLIQDLDEISKLESGKMVLNIEKFDIVELIKDTSYSLEDKAKQHQIKIEFKPKSGTPHWVKADRNKIHQVLYNLIDNSIKYGKEGGTTKIKIFPLFEQVLIEITDDGYGIEEKNLSRVFERFFRTDKSRSRDIGGSGLGLAIVKHIVEAHQQNVNVRSTEGIGTTFGFTLQKVQAGD
- a CDS encoding inorganic phosphate transporter produces the protein MMSTLLVVVIVLAIAFDYINGFHDAANSIATIVSTKVLTPAMAVLWAAIFNFAAYFYFTDHKVANTIAKTVIEEYITLEVIFAGLLAAIGWNLFTWYYGVPSSSSHTLIGGFAGSGMAYAFILGADPIHAINIDATLKIIAFIVLAPIIGMTISIIITLIVINLAKNSKPSVAERWFKVLQLISSAGLSFAHGGNDAQKVMGIILVAMVAGGYVSNTEHMPEWIPLTCYAAIAAGTMSGGWKIVKTMGTKITKVTPLEGVCAESAGAVTLGITEHFGIPASTTHTITGSIIGVGVVKRVSAVRWGVTISLLWAWVLTIPVSALLGALSLVVVHYLL
- a CDS encoding DUF47 domain-containing protein — translated: MSLNSIFQYFVPKDKKFFPLFEQAGNNLIEMSQLLIDIVNSSNPEKKKELTRKMEDLEHRGDNITHQIHLELGKNFITPFDREDIHSLASSLDDVADFIHGAANRMDLYKVEKATEPMIEIATLLVEATEHVSKAIHELRDLKNIRNITDSCVRINSVENKADYIFDKAVADLFEFEKDAISLIKHKEVLSAMEDATDKCEDVANVLESILVKNA